From Argopecten irradians isolate NY chromosome 3, Ai_NY, whole genome shotgun sequence:
ttacccgatatacccccctgtatggtatgtttacccgatataaccccctgtatggtatgtttacccgatataacccctgtatggtatgtttacccgatataccccctgtatggtatgtttacccgatataaccccctgtatggtatgtttacccgatataccccctgtatggtatgtttacccgatataacccctgtatggtatgtttaccCGATATACCCCGTGTAAGGTATGTTTACCCGATATACCccctgtatggtatgtttacccgatataccccctgtatggtatgtttacccgatataccccctgtatggtatgtttacccgatataaccccctgtatggtatgtttacccgatatacccccctgtatggtatgtttaccCGATATAACCCCTGTAAGGTATGTTTACCCGATATACCccctgtatggtatgtttaccCGATATACCCTcctgtatggtatgtttacccgatataaccccctgtatggtatgtttacccgatataaccccctgtatggtatgtttacccgatataccccctgtatggtatgtttaccCGATATACCCCGTGTAAGTTATGTTTACCCGATATACCCCGTGTAAGTTATGTTTACCCGATATACCCCGTGTAAGTTATGTTTACCCGATATACCCCCCTGTAAGTTTGTACCGTTTACCTAGATGTTTACACGATATACCccctgtatggtatgtttacccgatataaccccctgtatggtatgtttacccgatatacccccctgtatggtatgtttaccCGATATACCCCGTGTAAGGCATGTTTACCCGATATAACccctgtatggtatgtttaccCGATATACCCCCCTGTATGGTATGTTTCCCGATACATCCCCTTTATGATATGTTTACCCGATGTACCCCTGTGTATAGTATTTGTACccgatatacatgtaccccCCTGTATGCTATGGTTACTCGATATACCCCTGTATGAGTAATAAAATCTTTCATCCCCTTTTGGGTGAGACAGGGAAACCTCAACCATAGGCTTTGCAGCTGTTTGGCAGCTTAAGAAGTTCACCCCGAGGGTTGAAATCTCCTGTCTCGCCCCAAAGAGAGCGCATGCTCCTTTTATCCTATTAGAGCACGTGGGCAAAATCTCACAAATTACGGAAATCCGTGTCCGGGGTAAGATAAACTGTTGTCCCAAATATAGTTTTCGTTTGTAGCCCTGATGAGTTTTACAAACACCGATAAATGTATACACttgtgttttaaatgttttactcCGAAATACACCATATCAGCTTGTAAACTTATGTTTTGAAATGTCGTTGGTCCAACAATCAAATTCTAACATTATCTTCATTTTCCTATGACAAATATTACTTTTAATAGCGACCCTAGCAACACTCTCGCAATAGTTTGCACTCTGATGAAGTCTGATACACTGCGCGGGTTTCAAAAGTAGTCATATTATCGACCAGTCGCTACGTTTGACAGTCAGCCTACCAAACCCTTTAACCTCACAACAACATATAAACGGATACTGCCTTGGTTTTTTTGTAGATGAATGCAGTACGGAACGTAATTTCATAATTAGCGACCTATTGTAATTGTGTACGTGTTGAATTATTAAATCGAGCACTGATGAGTATATAATCGCCTGGTGGCATTTTATCTAAGTTGTTAGGCTGAACCAAAAAGTTCATGTGACCGGCTATACTATAACACTTATAGCGTAAAAATGTAGTATTAGTATATATTGAAATCTAGAATAAAACGAAACGACACGCTTACATTCCACGGTATTGTTGATACTTACAATGTGTTAAAGTAAtgaggcatatatatatacatatgtatgaaagtaaaaaaaaaaatcgacttttaattaattattgttatGAAGTCATGTCAATTTGCTACCAGCGAAGCTACagagaataaaatattaaacgaAGATGAAACGTTAACTGTACCGTACATACGTAAATGATTGAAAAGCAGTGATTAAAAGAAACATCTCATGCATTATATACTTACCATCTCGCTGGTATAGTTCACACAGTCCTTGTTAAGGATTCGAGTGGCGTGGTAACGTCCCGTGAACAAAACGAAAACGAGGCTGCCTGGTGTTGCCAAGCCACTGGACCGTGGAATACTAGCGTACTGCTATTCGACAGAAACTACTTCACCATGAATAATACAGTGCATTTGACAGTTCTGCgattttcattaatttgtaaAGATATCGAAATATGGTGCTTGCATTCAGGCAGTTATCCACTAAGGGTTGCTACGTATCACACAAACGAAGTCTGCGGTTGGAGGACAGTACTAGATGTAAGAGTACTGTACGGAAATCGATCATAGTGGTGTGCTGGGCGCCATTACAGCAGATGTCACACCCTGTCTCTGGCATCGGCTATAAAGTTCTATGAAACTGAACCAGAGCATTATTTTCAACGGTTAAAATCGATGTCATGAAAGGACTCCTCATGTAAAAGAACAGTATTGTTGGTATCGTGATGCCCAGTCCATTGTGAAAAGGGAACAATGACGATGTTGATTTCATCAACTGGTATCGGTTTCAAGTTTTGGCAAGTTGCAGTATATAGGGCTGATCTAAACTGTTGTCGGTTTCATGTATAGACGGGTATAgacattacaatatatatgtcaaCACTAGAATATGACTCAAGGTTTGGTATTATGCCGATTTGAAACAGTATTTGATACTTGATGCTGGTTGAACGCGTTCAACTCGggaaaaaatcattattttattatatcttaCTGATTATTATGTGTTTACTCAAGGCCCGGTGCCATTAGCGTAGACAAACACATCAGAAAAAGCAGTACTTTGTTGGCGATAACAAGCTGACTGCACACGAGCAGAGCTTGGTTCACACTACACTGACTCTTTAAAACAGGTGGCATCATGACAATAAATTCGATCACTGCAGTAGTGTTTATTGACTCTCCACCATAACGAGAACACTTTTGTCTCGTCGCGGTCTTTCGGTGGCGTTTCTGGGTTTCCTCATTGGCAATTTAAACACCAACCAGTCTGTATCAATACGGATGATATTGAAGACACTAAACCTGTATTTCTCTCATTCAAATTCTGTGTGCATAGCAATTAGTTCGATCGGAAATTGAAAAACAGCCTTATTTGTTTAATGCTTGCCGTCCTCGCATCCTAATCGCACGTTGTCAACCATCATCGTTAATGTTACATGGCGAAATCATCGATTATTCAAATTTGTGAATGCAAATGTTATTCCAAAAACAGATCGATACGTTTTCAATGGTTTTAAAGTTACAATCGTGTTATCATAGCATCTATAATCTAAAACTCATAAAGACTAGTAGTATatatgtgtaatgtattgttGTTATAGAATCAATTTCAGCAATAACGCGACACTCTAGTATATAGGTAAACTTAATAACGCGCCAGGTTTCATCCGTGgatttgttgtattgttgtttgttgttgttgttgttgttgttgttttccttGCTTGACTTATAATTCattgaattttaaacaaatgGATATGTCCAATAACAAGCACACATTTTCACCAATCCCCATTCAGTCTGAAGCAGGTTTTAATTGAGAATATTAAGATAGTGAAGCGCTCGCCCTGTTGCAGGTATACTTTTTGCTTTGCTTGACTTAtacttaattaaaatttaaacaaatggATAATTATGTTCTATGACTAGCAGACATTGTCACCAAATCCCCCCTTTAGtgtgtagcaggttttaatatTAAGTATTGAACATAAGTGTAGCGATCGTCCTGTTGCAGGTATATGAACAATACTTCATTTCTCTGTGACTTTGGGGTCGTCATGGCCTATCTACTAAGCAGACGACAGCTGTCAGAGACTGACTCTAATAAGCCGGTCACAAGTGTAAGATGCATAATTAACGAAGCTGTTGTTTGTTTGGCTTCCGGTTCCCTCGTCTCTTTCAATAGCGTTCCGCTAATTGTCACAATCAAACGCGCCTTCGGGCACACCGCTGACGATCGGTGCGTTCGTTCATAGACCACGATCATTATCGTGATGACGTAACACTCGATAACAACATTGAATTCTCATGGTAAAATTGTAACTAATTAGGGTTATCGCCCTTGATCAAAGGTAAGAGTATCGATAAGTACACTAGACTTTTAATCAAGTATTGTTAATTGAGGCATGGTAAACATCCgttgtaaaaacaaacaacatcacTATACATTATAGATTGCAATGAAGTAGGACATTTTGTTACTTCAAAAGGTGAATCGATCGACTATATCAGCAATGAATCCCATTCCCTTAAATTtgtattataatgttttaattgttttattttgagtACATTATGCATATCTATCTACTTGTGTTTATGATGTTGGTATCCTAACTAACTTTAAACGTTCACATTATATATTGTACCTGTGATTGCCCTACTTCATTGATCTTGGCTCGATCAAACATATTTAACGATTCAAAGAACGggattgtattgtatattgtaacaaaatgacgatacatataaaatatcaatatgaaaatatcacatttttaggccatttgaaaaaatatctatGCTAATTAATTAACCTTAAACACACCAAACAGCGACACTATCGAAATGTAAGAACTTGGCATGCCCCCTGTCTGGTCACCTTTATGCATCAACCATCGGATAAAGATCCTGTGTGTTGGGACAAAATTACTTCAAAATTGGATACACATCAGCCGGATTGGGATTATATATAGTCGCGGATTGGGACAAAAATTCTGATTGTAATCACAATCGTTGTAATCAATCCAGCTCGAccttcctccaccaacaaatcttacacgtccttacatgaccatggctaggacattaaactaataaaaaaaactaaaaaaaaactctAGATTGGGACAGAATTCATCGGAATATGGATAAAAACCACTCCCGGAATTGGAATAAAAGTAATTCCGGGTTTGTACTATGAAATCAACGAATTGACAGACAATTTGATATGCTGCGAGTAAGACTAATAGTAGACATGTGAACTGAAAACATTAGCAACATTTATGCGTTGTTGTATTATTTGATATCCGAGACgatttggtaactctgttgaaTACTGATCATTACAGTCTGACAGGCATCGATAGACACAACCATTGTCGTCTGATTAAATTTGGACAGGCGTATAAAGAAAAAGcacaaacatatttcaaaactaTACATATGCGTTTTAATATGccattaaaataagaaaaaagacCGATACCATTGTATTACGCTGAGGTCATCGACATTCTGCattgtaaaaatgatatgattttgttattgagaccgtgtatatatgtatatataatataaaagttAATAAAGCTAAATAATATTGGATGTAAAGGAATCAGATTAGTGAAAGGAGTGTCGTCGGGGAGCAGGATCGATACTTGTCAGACTAGCTGATGTACAAATATCCCGAATATGGTTTATAACGCGGGTTGTGCCAGCACAGGCTTTCTGCGACGTTTTCCAGGAATCACCCATGTTACCGATCACTCAGAATTAACTTGATAAATtctgaaacaaatacaaataatatcaaAGTTTTAAAAATCTACAAAATGAAATGTGAATAAAACGATAAATACTCGGTAAACACTTCGACATTGGTTTTTAAAAACCATTACTACTGAAAGTCAATATGGATATGAAATCGTGATATGGTCCAGGCTATACAGATATATGCTGTTTCGAAATCAACATTGACATATTTGCCAATAAGAACGTTATGCATGCTAACTGTATCTAAGTTTGTATTGTAGTGCACAgcttataatatatactgatCCCGAAtgaagatttacctctatttcccctattgggccccgcccctcctgccaccggggggtcaaagccaaaatttatacaagttctgttccccttccccaaaggatgtttctggccaaatttggttacaatccatgcagaactctaggacaagtagcgatttataggatttacctctatttcccctattgagccccgcccctcctgcaaccggggggtcaaagccaaaatttatacaagttctgttccccttccccaaaggatgtttctggccaaatttggttacaatccatgcagaactctaggacaagtagcgatttataggatttacctctatttcccctattgggccccgcccctcctgcaaccgggggtcagagccaaaatttatacaagtcctgtttcccttcccccaaggatgtttctggccaaatttggttacaatccatgcagaactctatgactagtagcgatttgaaggaaatgttgacgtcagacagacggacggaaggacggacggacggacgacggaggAGCGACGCGAGACGATAcgcgcgccatgacataagctcaccggccctttgggccaggtgagctaaaaatagaccgtcatattctatttttggaacacaaaacgaaagctggccgaaagcgaggttataatgaacaacaaacttgctgacataacaaggaatattagttttccacattttaagttGATTTTCTGATATACGATGGTTggcaaatgaagtttaagccatatttgctataaacaatttgtatttagcgtaagaatgataagtcaaaagtcaaacgaaacttttcattcgacagggcaccgcgaaggaaggttcctgacttattgcacatacatgtatgtacatcacgcaagtataaaaaggggagttgctcccgtctcaCGCATATGCAGttcattgtgggaggtcactaaagttcaacactactatactatcgttacaaaattcgaccgggccggttcaaaatacagaaagatggaatttccattataatcattttatttgacacatttgcacaataattgatatatattacttagtaaggtatctgacacgtcttaaatatgtattttactcaaatttacatggctTATTAacgttcatgtccctttaataagTTTTATAATTGCATGTGTAGTGTTTGAAGAGGTTATTTAGACGACTTGCATGAGATGTAATGGGAATTTCCATATCAAAATTGACTGGGCTGTGAGAAAAATAAGAAAGTTAGCTTGGCCCGAGTGGGACCCTACCTCCGTATTGAATGTGTCCGTCTAAGCCATTGGCGTCTTCTATCAGTTCAGACGCTTCCTCTTCTGTCAGTCGTTCACCCAGGTTTATCATAGCCTGCCGGAGATCCGCACTGTCTATCCATCCAATCCTTTCTTTGTCAAACGCTCGGAACGCCTCGCGTAGACTCTCTTTGGTCTCATCGGGCTCTTTTATCAACTCCGCAGCAATTTTTAAACATTCGTCAAAATTAAGTGATCGATTTTCTCCTAAAAGGAATAATATGGATCAATCAAATATTGAGATAAAAGCAAAGAAAATATCCAATTGTCATtctttttgttgaaataaacaaCTAGGTCCTAATCCGAAACATGGAATAAAATGCATCgatgataaaaaataagatgttcagatttttattttttttaaaacatcaaCTCAGAATGGATTTACACTTCAATAACAGATTTATCAAAGTGAATTCAAGCGAAATGACAAAACTCAACTAGAAAATACATATTGGTTAGTTATTTTGCTTAGATCAAAACGCAAAAACATAAAACGGAAAACGAAATAACTAATTGATGTTATGATCGGATGTCAATataaacatatgacaaatattAGCGAATGGGTACACAATGTAAGAACATAAATCAATTTCATCGGTAAAAAGAGTTATATTGTTTTCAACATACTAGATTTAAATTCCTCGCCAGCAGCCTTAAGTGACTCCTCGGTTGGATTAAGTCCCATGGACCTTAAGGCGGGACCTAGGTGTTCAACTGGGATCAGACCATCACAGTCCTTGTCCAGCAGGCTGAATACTTCCTTCATCTCTGAAGTGTTTAGATACAGAAAATGCATCATTGTTCATATTATTGTACCTTACGAAGTTTTGTTGTCTAATATCTGCCATTGATTCCGAGGATCTATTGTAATGAAAACGAAGGTATCAAATGCCTAACAATTTATCAATCAATgtgttcattttttaaataacattattgtttttttttaatatcccGTATATCCTGATTAACAAAAAAGGATAAAGTGTTCGTTTGTAAAAACGAGGTATAATCTTGGCCCGTGTTACAGAACTAACAAGGTCTATTCAGTATTTGCCAGATGTCGTATTCGCATACACCACTCACTCGTGAACTAAATACGGATTCGTATCGTAAACGACACGATCTGTGCGATGAGATTCTTAATGATGAAATGAAGAAAATTGCGTTTTGATCTTTCATATACAAACATATTGAAAACAGGGTCGTGATTATCTTCAGGATAAAGTTCAGATTGATGTCATTTTGAAAGAAAGAGGGTTGACAACTATATACAGATTCTGTATCTAGTATACACTAGTACCGCCTACCTAAAC
This genomic window contains:
- the LOC138317296 gene encoding uncharacterized protein, whose translation is MMHFLYLNTSEMKEVFSLLDKDCDGLIPVEHLGPALRSMGLNPTEESLKAAGEEFKSRENRSLNFDECLKIAAELIKEPDETKESLREAFRAFDKERIGWIDSADLRQAMINLGERLTEEEASELIEDANGLDGHIQYGEFIKLILSDR